The sequence CCGATGCGATAACCAGTTTCTGTGCTCATGGCAACTTTTCATGTAAATGAAAGGTGCGGTTTATATTCTTCGAGAGGCAGAAACTTCCTAATGAGATCTTTAAGCACAACATGGAAGAGAAACGCCAGTTTTTTACAGATATAAATATGGATTCCGAGAGGAATGATGCTGAGGTTCAGGTAGATGCTGATGGCTTCGCTTCACCTCGTGTTTCTTTGACTTGCATGATATGATCTAATTCTGTCTCTACACGCAGGCTGAGGGTGTATTAAATTCTAGATTACAGCATTTAACTCATACACTTGATAAGGTGGGTAATTATTTTTAATTACTTGGAACTTGTTCTGCAGTAGCAAAAATTATATATTATCATCGATAAACCCAATAAGAATCTTTTGCTTGATCTTTCTATTGATTTTTTGACGATATGTTATCTTTAGGTAAGGTATGTTATGAGATGTATATTCGGGGACCCCAAGAATGCCCCCCCTCCTCTGGTGAGGCTTACCGGGAGAAGTCTAGTGTCTGCCATCTGGAAAGGGGAAGGCTCAttagttgatgagctccttcagTCAATTGAACATCATGTTGACGAAGATGTACTTACTGATCTCAAGGACAAAATTCGGCTTCATGATCCATCTGattctgaagacatcgacggagACATCCGAAATTCTCTGTTATGGTATGTTTGAAATCTGACTCCTCAGCTCTAATTATCCAAATTTGGATTCTGACTCCCTTCTACAGGTTGCGTGATGAGTTGCGAACTCTTTCATGCACATACAAGTGCCGTCATGACGCTGCTGCTGATTTGATTCACATGTATGCTTACACAAAGTGTTTCTTCAGAGCCCGAGTAAGCGAAAGCTTTCTGTCTTTCTCTCAGTCGCGAAAAAATGCTTGTGATTTTGTTTATCTGTACTTGAAGCTGACCCAACTAACACCACGTACAGGACTACAAGACCGTAAAGTCTCCACCAGTTCATATCAGTCCTCTTGATTTAGGTCCCAAATATGCTGATAAACTGGGACCAGGTTTCCAGGAGTACAGCAAGACGTACCCAGAGAACTATTGCTTAGCACAGCTTATCTATTGGTACAGCCAGAATGCAGAACCCGAATCTAGACTGACAAGAGCTAGAAAGGGTTGTATGTCATTACCAGATGTGTCCTCTTTCTATGTAAAGTCTGTAAAGCCAACTCAAGAGCGAGTTTATGGCACCAGAACTGTGAGATTCATGCTATCACGGATGGTAAGTGCTACTTCTTCAAGATTAATGCATTTGTCTGATGGCGTGTTTTCTAGTGGCTGTTGTGGTTCGACTTGGTCATAAATGTAATGACGTTGTTGATGGTTGATTGACAGGAGAAACAGGCCCAACGTCCATGGCCGAAGGACCGGATATGGGTGTTCAAGAGCGACCCAAGATTCTTTGGCACTCCAATGATGGATGCTGTGCTGAATAACAATTCTCCTCTTGATAAGGAGATGGTGCATTGGCTAAAGACAAGATCGAACGTTTTCCTAGGGTAGTCAAAAGGATAGTAGGCAGAGGGCATTG is a genomic window of Triticum urartu cultivar G1812 unplaced genomic scaffold, Tu2.1 TuUngrouped_contig_4836, whole genome shotgun sequence containing:
- the LOC125528386 gene encoding histone-lysine N-methyltransferase ATXR3-like: MEEKRQFFTDINMDSERNDAEVQAEGVLNSRLQHLTHTLDKVRYVMRCIFGDPKNAPPPLVRLTGRSLVSAIWKGEGSLVDELLQSIEHHVDEDVLTDLKDKIRLHDPSDSEDIDGDIRNSLLWLRDELRTLSCTYKCRHDAAADLIHMYAYTKCFFRARDYKTVKSPPVHISPLDLGPKYADKLGPGFQEYSKTYPENYCLAQLIYWYSQNAEPESRLTRARKGCMSLPDVSSFYVKSVKPTQERVYGTRTVRFMLSRMEKQAQRPWPKDRIWVFKSDPRFFGTPMMDAVLNNNSPLDKEMVHWLKTRSNVFLG